A single window of Entomoplasma ellychniae DNA harbors:
- a CDS encoding energy-coupled thiamine transporter ThiT, with protein sequence MEKHFFINVKRLRTKDIAIMGTMLSIYVILNATTAFSFSIFFLSFNLKLIPIFILAAYTDWLRTLIIGLIGGLIGYFLPTNADAGIPIAYIFDYYFPLLFVSFCSVLLPRNYKKIINYSNFYNSFIGHFWGVIKTFFIWLWQQKIFVLVLAIYVIMSYCSKIIGGVLFWSAGKPEGDNVWIWSMIYNIPNSINNFVFFVLFIPITCYTIEPIRKQIY encoded by the coding sequence ATGGAAAAACATTTTTTTATAAATGTTAAAAGACTTAGAACAAAAGACATCGCCATAATGGGAACGATGTTATCAATATATGTTATCTTAAATGCAACCACAGCATTTTCTTTTTCTATTTTCTTTTTATCATTTAACTTAAAACTTATTCCAATATTTATACTAGCAGCTTATACTGATTGATTAAGAACATTAATTATTGGTTTAATTGGTGGTTTAATTGGTTATTTTTTGCCAACTAATGCAGACGCAGGAATACCTATAGCTTATATTTTTGATTATTACTTTCCATTATTGTTTGTTAGTTTTTGTAGCGTATTATTACCAAGAAATTATAAAAAAATAATTAATTATTCAAATTTTTATAATTCATTTATTGGTCATTTTTGAGGTGTTATAAAAACTTTTTTTATTTGATTGTGGCAACAAAAAATTTTTGTTTTAGTTTTAGCAATTTATGTAATAATGAGTTATTGTTCAAAAATAATAGGTGGGGTTTTATTTTGGTCTGCTGGGAAACCAGAAGGCGATAACGTTTGAATTTGATCTATGATTTATAATATACCAAACTCTATAAATAACTTTGTTTTTTTCGTTTTATTTATTCCAATTACTTGTTACACAATAGAACCTATAAGAAAGCAAATATATTAA
- a CDS encoding FAD-dependent oxidoreductase — protein MKVIVLGTNHAGTTAVRTLKRLNPEIEVTTYDKNDVISFLGCGIALWVKGEFQDPQGLFYANPEILKSEGITVRMKHEWLSIDKKAKTVTVKNLETGEVYNDNYDKVIVATGTWPLLPPIPGLDLKGVQICKNYAHAQAIQKANIDPSIKHVTVVGAGYIGVELVDAFVSHGKTVTLVDFADRIMPVYYDAEFTSHVEERMKKAGVHLALNQGVKEFKGDSNNKVTSVVTSKEEIKTDYVVFSVGVVAQTKPLEGVVDLSDRKAVITNEFCQSSNPDIYAIGDCSTVYNKALNAEVPIQLATTAVRTGILAAANIVNGNKLPSPGFTGANGIEVFGFKMASTGVSETSAKKLGLDYEAVSFSDSDRPEFMATYKQAWIKIVWDKKTRKIIGAQVAGENNHTELIHMLSLGIQKDLTIDELPLIDMFFLPHFNKPYNFVTLAGLEVLGLNYFKKK, from the coding sequence ATGAAAGTTATAGTTTTAGGTACTAACCATGCTGGTACAACAGCTGTTAGAACGTTAAAAAGATTAAACCCTGAAATAGAAGTAACAACATACGATAAAAACGATGTTATTTCATTTTTAGGTTGTGGTATTGCATTATGAGTTAAAGGCGAATTCCAAGATCCTCAAGGATTATTCTATGCAAACCCAGAAATTCTGAAATCAGAGGGAATCACAGTGAGAATGAAACATGAGTGATTGTCTATTGATAAAAAAGCAAAAACTGTTACAGTTAAAAACTTAGAAACTGGTGAAGTTTATAATGATAACTATGACAAAGTTATTGTTGCTACAGGAACATGGCCACTGTTGCCACCTATCCCAGGGTTGGATTTAAAAGGCGTTCAAATTTGTAAAAATTATGCACATGCTCAAGCGATCCAAAAAGCTAATATTGACCCATCAATTAAACATGTAACTGTTGTTGGTGCTGGTTATATTGGTGTTGAGTTAGTTGATGCATTTGTATCGCATGGTAAAACAGTCACATTAGTTGACTTTGCAGACAGAATTATGCCAGTTTATTATGATGCTGAATTTACTTCACACGTTGAAGAAAGAATGAAAAAAGCTGGAGTTCATCTTGCACTTAATCAAGGTGTTAAAGAATTTAAAGGTGATTCAAATAATAAAGTTACTTCAGTTGTTACTTCAAAAGAAGAAATCAAAACTGATTATGTAGTTTTTTCAGTTGGCGTGGTTGCACAAACAAAACCATTAGAAGGTGTTGTGGATTTAAGTGACAGAAAAGCTGTTATTACAAATGAGTTTTGCCAATCATCAAATCCTGACATCTATGCCATTGGAGACTGCTCAACAGTATATAACAAAGCTTTGAATGCTGAAGTACCTATCCAATTAGCAACAACAGCTGTTAGAACTGGGATTTTAGCTGCTGCTAATATTGTTAATGGAAATAAACTTCCTTCACCTGGTTTTACTGGGGCTAATGGTATTGAAGTTTTTGGATTTAAAATGGCTTCAACTGGGGTTAGTGAAACTTCAGCTAAAAAACTTGGATTAGATTATGAAGCTGTAAGTTTTAGTGATTCTGATAGACCAGAATTCATGGCAACTTACAAGCAAGCTTGAATTAAAATTGTTTGAGACAAAAAAACTAGAAAAATTATTGGAGCACAAGTAGCTGGTGAAAATAATCATACTGAATTAATTCATATGTTATCTTTAGGTATTCAAAAAGATTTAACAATTGATGAACTTCCATTGATTGATATGTTCTTTTTACCTCACTTTAATAAACCATACAATTTCGTTACATTAGCGGGATTAGAGGTTTTAGGTTTAAACTACTTTAAAAAGAAATAA
- a CDS encoding MarR family winged helix-turn-helix transcriptional regulator, with protein MKKKYNLNNLSVLLKGELLIMIIKRQITKIITHEYPSLYPLAYFHLMFIKNVEGISQTELAYLTDTTKPTLHRNIKTLIKEGFIVIKTSLRANENEIYLTNKGEVLVAKVCKMIDAYENEMNLNKDNLSGINEMFVDMINKHKTK; from the coding sequence ATGAAAAAGAAATATAATTTAAATAATTTAAGTGTTTTACTTAAGGGTGAACTACTTATAATGATTATTAAAAGACAAATAACTAAAATAATAACACATGAATATCCATCGTTATATCCATTGGCATATTTTCATTTAATGTTTATTAAGAATGTAGAAGGAATAAGTCAAACAGAGCTAGCTTATTTAACAGATACCACTAAACCAACATTACATAGAAACATAAAAACACTTATTAAAGAGGGATTTATAGTAATCAAAACCTCTTTAAGAGCAAATGAAAATGAAATCTATTTAACAAATAAAGGTGAAGTACTTGTAGCAAAGGTTTGTAAAATGATTGATGCATATGAAAATGAAATGAATTTAAATAAAGATAACTTAAGTGGAATAAATGAAATGTTTGTTGATATGATTAATAAACATAAAACTAAATAG
- a CDS encoding lipoate--protein ligase, with protein MINLIISKTNDPSYNLALEEYLTYHFKTNDPILYIWQNANTIVVGRNQNTYAEININEAMKDNVHIIRRNTGGGTVFHDMGNVCYSLIVNNDKNTETSFADVLKPIIKYLQSENLNANFSGRNDIEIDGYKISGNAQLKSKEKVLQHGTLLFDVELPKILKYLNVDPEKIKHQKVKSKPARVANIKRLLTDINKDVSLEAFIEGVIKSYTVNEEVKWIKLNSNQQDIVTNLWENKYKLREWTFGKNEDFELSKKAYLETKGLLEIKLNIDKGNISKIKIYGDFLGYEGTEELEKHLTNISYDYQQIKNVLNDFDLKQIFGEAFEIEDILGLIL; from the coding sequence ATGATTAATTTAATTATTTCTAAAACTAATGACCCATCATACAATTTAGCGCTTGAAGAATATTTAACATATCATTTTAAAACTAATGACCCAATATTATATATTTGGCAAAATGCTAACACTATTGTTGTTGGTAGAAATCAAAATACATATGCTGAAATTAATATTAATGAAGCTATGAAAGATAATGTTCACATTATAAGAAGAAATACAGGTGGAGGAACCGTTTTTCATGATATGGGTAATGTATGTTATTCATTGATTGTTAATAACGACAAAAATACTGAAACCAGTTTTGCTGATGTCTTAAAACCAATTATCAAATATTTACAATCAGAAAACTTAAATGCTAATTTTTCTGGGAGAAATGATATTGAAATTGATGGTTATAAAATTTCTGGAAATGCACAATTAAAAAGTAAAGAAAAGGTTTTACAACATGGGACCTTATTGTTTGATGTTGAATTACCTAAAATTCTTAAATATTTAAATGTTGATCCTGAAAAAATAAAACACCAAAAAGTTAAATCAAAACCAGCAAGAGTAGCAAATATTAAAAGATTATTAACTGATATTAACAAAGATGTAAGTTTAGAAGCATTTATTGAAGGTGTTATAAAAAGTTATACAGTTAATGAAGAAGTTAAGTGGATTAAATTGAATTCAAACCAACAAGATATAGTTACTAATTTGTGAGAAAATAAATATAAGTTAAGAGAATGAACATTTGGAAAAAATGAAGATTTTGAATTATCAAAAAAAGCATACTTAGAAACAAAAGGATTGCTTGAAATAAAGCTAAATATTGATAAAGGTAATATTTCAAAAATAAAAATATATGGTGATTTTTTAGGTTATGAAGGAACTGAAGAACTTGAAAAACATTTAACAAACATTTCATATGATTACCAACAAATCAAAAATGTATTAAATGATTTTGATTTGAAACAAATTTTTGGAGAAGCATTTGAAATAGAAGATATTTTAGGTTTAATCCTCTAA
- the metG gene encoding methionine--tRNA ligase: MPKKFYITTPIYYPSGNLHIGHAYTTTLADILKRYKKLDGYETYFLTGSDEHGQKIEQKAEEENLTPMEYLKDKVESFKTLWNLLYIDYDKFIRTTDVYHKETVKKIFTKLLEEGYIYEGKYEGFYCVSCEEFLNFDQITEDNRCKISNNAVAVVQEDTYFLQLSKFQNFIENDVLASDFLIPAYRRNEMINSFVKPELKDLSVTRTSFSWGIPINENPKHVVYVWIDALTNYITALGYLQENDNNFKKYWEDKDTEILHLAGKEIIRFHSIYWPAILKGLNLRQPNHLLGHGWILSGGTKMSKSIGNVVDPIEIIQKYGADGFRFYIAYELPTEKDGNFTEDLFVESYNAHLANNVGNLISRTNQMITKYFEGKLNHSVIKMNSVVEQEVISTINNYKKLMDEYKISEATRVVLDLGKTLNKYIEEQTPWTLAKEERFEELEKVLITLQKAIVVVILLLKPILVENSDKMFNDMGVSNKQIEIINFDNILEIKFKKIESKQILFNRIK; encoded by the coding sequence ATGCCCAAAAAATTTTACATAACAACCCCAATTTATTACCCTTCAGGAAATTTACACATTGGTCATGCTTATACAACAACATTAGCTGACATTTTAAAAAGATATAAAAAACTTGATGGTTATGAAACTTACTTTCTAACAGGAAGTGACGAACACGGGCAAAAAATTGAGCAAAAAGCTGAAGAAGAAAATTTAACGCCAATGGAATATTTAAAAGATAAAGTAGAAAGTTTTAAAACTTTGTGAAATCTTTTGTATATTGATTATGATAAATTTATTAGAACAACAGATGTTTATCATAAAGAAACTGTTAAAAAGATATTTACAAAATTATTAGAAGAAGGATATATTTATGAAGGTAAATATGAAGGTTTTTATTGTGTTAGTTGTGAAGAGTTTTTAAACTTTGATCAAATCACAGAAGATAATAGATGTAAAATATCAAATAATGCAGTTGCAGTTGTTCAAGAAGACACTTATTTTTTACAATTGTCTAAATTTCAAAATTTTATAGAAAATGATGTTTTAGCTAGTGATTTTTTAATTCCAGCGTATAGAAGAAATGAAATGATAAATTCATTTGTTAAACCAGAGTTAAAAGATCTATCAGTAACAAGAACTTCATTTAGTTGAGGTATACCAATTAATGAAAATCCAAAACATGTTGTTTATGTTTGAATTGATGCATTAACTAACTATATAACTGCACTTGGATACTTACAAGAAAATGATAACAATTTTAAAAAATATTGAGAAGATAAGGATACAGAAATTTTACATTTAGCTGGAAAAGAAATTATTAGATTTCACTCAATATATTGACCAGCTATTTTAAAAGGTCTAAACTTAAGACAACCAAACCATTTATTAGGTCATGGTTGAATACTTAGTGGTGGAACTAAAATGAGTAAGTCGATTGGTAATGTAGTTGACCCAATTGAAATAATTCAAAAATATGGAGCTGACGGATTTAGATTTTATATAGCTTATGAATTACCAACTGAAAAAGATGGTAACTTTACTGAAGATTTATTCGTTGAATCATATAATGCTCATTTAGCAAATAATGTTGGTAATTTAATATCAAGAACAAATCAAATGATTACTAAATACTTTGAAGGTAAACTAAATCATAGTGTCATTAAAATGAATAGTGTTGTTGAACAAGAAGTTATATCAACGATTAATAATTATAAAAAATTAATGGATGAGTACAAAATTAGTGAAGCTACAAGAGTTGTTTTAGATTTAGGTAAAACTTTAAATAAGTATATTGAAGAACAAACTCCTTGAACTTTAGCTAAAGAAGAGAGATTTGAAGAACTTGAAAAAGTTCTTATAACTCTTCAAAAAGCTATAGTGGTAGTCATTTTGTTATTAAAACCTATATTGGTTGAAAACTCAGATAAAATGTTTAATGATATGGGTGTTTCGAATAAACAAATTGAAATAATAAACTTTGATAATATTTTAGAAATAAAATTTAAAAAAATTGAATCAAAGCAAATATTGTTCAATAGAATTAAATAA
- a CDS encoding alpha-ketoacid dehydrogenase subunit beta, with protein MAIINSIKAVTEALDVAMERDPNVIVFGEDVGLEGGVFRATQGLQQKYGIERSFNAPISEAMFAGVGLGMAMNGMKPVIELQFQGLGLPSLQNIITNISRMRNRSRGKWTAPLVIRMPMGGGIRALEHHSEALEVIYAHIPGIKTVLPSTPYDTKGLILAAIESPDPVIVLEPTKLYRAFKQEVPEGYYTVPIGEGFKIFQGNDLTVVTYGSQTVDCMKAVELLKASHPNATIELIDLRSIQPWDKKMVIESVKKTGRLLVVHEAVRSFSVSTEIITTVNEKCFEYLKAPLSRCTGYDVIIPYDRGEGFHQVNPQKILVAMQNVLDYKF; from the coding sequence ATGGCAATTATCAATAGTATTAAAGCTGTAACAGAAGCTCTTGATGTAGCAATGGAACGTGATCCAAATGTTATTGTTTTTGGAGAAGACGTTGGACTTGAAGGTGGAGTTTTTAGAGCTACTCAAGGACTACAACAAAAATATGGTATTGAAAGAAGTTTCAATGCACCAATATCAGAAGCAATGTTTGCTGGTGTTGGGTTAGGTATGGCTATGAATGGAATGAAACCAGTTATTGAATTACAATTTCAAGGATTAGGTTTACCATCACTGCAAAACATTATTACAAATATTTCACGTATGAGAAATAGAAGTCGTGGTAAATGAACTGCACCTTTGGTTATTAGAATGCCAATGGGTGGGGGAATTAGAGCATTAGAACATCACTCTGAAGCATTAGAAGTAATTTATGCACATATACCAGGAATTAAAACTGTTTTACCTTCAACCCCATATGATACAAAAGGATTAATTTTAGCAGCAATTGAATCACCAGACCCAGTTATTGTTTTAGAACCAACAAAACTATATAGAGCATTTAAACAAGAAGTTCCTGAAGGGTATTATACTGTGCCAATTGGTGAAGGTTTTAAAATTTTCCAAGGAAACGATTTAACTGTTGTAACTTATGGTTCACAAACTGTCGATTGTATGAAAGCTGTTGAATTATTAAAAGCTTCACATCCAAACGCAACAATTGAATTGATTGATTTAAGATCAATTCAACCATGAGATAAAAAAATGGTAATCGAATCAGTTAAAAAAACAGGTAGATTATTAGTAGTTCATGAAGCTGTTAGATCATTTTCAGTTTCAACTGAAATTATAACTACAGTTAATGAAAAATGTTTTGAATATTTAAAAGCACCATTATCTAGATGTACAGGATATGATGTTATTATTCCTTATGACAGAGGTGAAGGTTTTCATCAAGTAAACCCACAAAAAATATTGGTAGCTATGCAAAACGTACTAGACTACAAATTTTAA
- a CDS encoding energy-coupled thiamine transporter ThiT, translating into MERHFFYKVKKIRVKDITTMGIMLALYLVLNVMIGYSFGGLYFTINIQFIPIFIMAVYTDWLRTLIVAMIGSVIAFFLPANLDAGNIPAYLFDYAIPLWIIAVCSLFMPREIKNIVKYSSFYDKRIGKIWGSIKYSFIWIWRQKGFVIGIFVFVVLFFISKSIGGVLFWRGDRPINFQLFIWAGGVNLPNSIIDLILLGILIPLVCNILQPIKKQIY; encoded by the coding sequence ATGGAAAGACATTTTTTTTATAAAGTTAAAAAAATTAGAGTAAAAGATATAACAACAATGGGCATAATGTTGGCTTTATATTTAGTTTTAAATGTAATGATAGGTTATTCTTTTGGTGGTTTATATTTTACAATTAATATACAGTTCATTCCTATCTTTATTATGGCTGTTTATACTGATTGATTAAGAACATTAATTGTTGCAATGATTGGGTCTGTAATTGCTTTCTTTTTACCAGCAAATTTAGATGCTGGTAATATTCCAGCTTATTTATTTGATTATGCAATCCCTTTATGAATAATAGCAGTTTGTAGCTTATTTATGCCTAGAGAAATTAAAAACATTGTGAAATATTCAAGTTTTTATGATAAACGTATTGGTAAAATTTGAGGTTCAATAAAATATAGTTTTATTTGAATTTGAAGACAAAAGGGATTTGTTATTGGCATTTTTGTTTTTGTAGTATTGTTTTTTATTTCAAAATCAATTGGTGGAGTATTATTTTGAAGAGGTGATAGACCAATTAATTTTCAACTATTTATTTGAGCAGGAGGTGTGAATCTACCTAACTCTATTATTGATTTAATTCTATTAGGTATTCTTATTCCATTAGTTTGCAATATATTACAACCAATCAAAAAACAAATATATTAA
- the msrA gene encoding peptide-methionine (S)-S-oxide reductase MsrA codes for MKTIYLAGGCFWGVQAFFDYQKGILKTTVGYAQGDIDNPTYEQVCTGKTNYTETLKIEFDENKISLKEILDLYFSIINPYLLNQQGNDKGTQYRTGIYSEDKTILDYSKNYISDKQNNDPQKIVVENELLKNFFNAEEYHQKYLDKNPNGYCHINLSKYKK; via the coding sequence ATGAAAACAATATATTTAGCTGGAGGATGTTTTTGAGGTGTTCAAGCATTCTTTGATTATCAAAAAGGAATATTAAAAACAACTGTTGGTTATGCTCAAGGAGATATTGATAATCCAACTTATGAGCAAGTGTGTACGGGCAAAACAAATTATACTGAAACTCTTAAAATAGAATTTGATGAAAATAAAATAAGCTTAAAAGAAATTCTTGATTTGTATTTTTCAATTATAAATCCTTATTTATTAAATCAGCAAGGAAATGATAAAGGAACTCAGTATAGAACTGGAATTTACTCAGAAGATAAAACTATATTAGATTATTCGAAAAACTATATATCTGATAAACAAAACAATGATCCCCAAAAAATTGTTGTTGAAAATGAGTTATTGAAAAACTTTTTTAATGCTGAAGAATACCACCAAAAATATTTAGACAAAAACCCAAATGGGTATTGCCATATAAATTTATCAAAATATAAAAAATAA
- the lpdA gene encoding dihydrolipoyl dehydrogenase has protein sequence MYKVKFADIGEGLTEGKVAEVLVKLGQEIKEGDALFFVETDKVNSEIPAPVAGKIAKLNITEGQEIKVGEVVVEIDDGKGGDSTPVEETKPEAAKNEPIEENASVVGSTPVSNDVIPSRGPSTQASKPAPTPTQSVAQAAPVDMTGIKEKYDVIVIGAGIGGYVSAIKTAQAGFKTLIIEKQYYGGVCLNVGCIPTKSLLRTAKVFEDIVHKAANLGIEMGENKKPTVNWTKALQRKDGVVSKLTGGVKMLLTKNKVDQIIGEARAINKNIIEVNGDKYYAQNLIIASGSVPNELPLPGFEEGRKSGFLIDSTKILNIPKIPKSLTVIGGGVIGIEFGALFASLGSKVTVLEGAPAILPLLDQDIISLITKELTTKNGMTIHTNAKVKSIKGKEVTFEVDGKDQTIKSDYCLESIGRKTVTKGFEEIGLELSPRKSIVTNEYGETNLENVYAIGDVTSQIMLAHVASHMGVIAANRIAFKSNKPGTHDLKIDYAKVPSCIYSHPEIAAIGKTEQQLKAEGVKYETFKFPFAAIGKALADEDTTGFVKIICEPEFKTLLGAHIIGNRATDMISEFTTLIECEGTITELAKAIHPHPTMSEAIGEAAEALESGKPLNF, from the coding sequence ATGTATAAAGTAAAATTCGCCGATATCGGAGAAGGATTAACAGAGGGTAAAGTTGCTGAAGTTCTTGTTAAATTAGGACAAGAAATTAAAGAAGGTGATGCTTTATTTTTTGTTGAAACTGATAAAGTTAACTCAGAAATTCCAGCACCAGTTGCTGGAAAAATTGCAAAACTTAACATAACTGAAGGACAAGAAATCAAAGTTGGAGAAGTTGTAGTTGAAATTGATGATGGTAAGGGGGGTGATTCAACTCCAGTTGAAGAAACTAAACCAGAAGCTGCTAAAAATGAACCTATTGAAGAAAACGCAAGTGTTGTTGGATCAACTCCAGTTTCAAATGATGTAATACCTTCAAGAGGACCTTCAACGCAAGCATCAAAACCAGCACCAACCCCAACACAATCAGTTGCTCAAGCAGCTCCAGTTGATATGACTGGTATTAAAGAAAAGTATGACGTTATTGTTATTGGAGCGGGAATTGGTGGATATGTTTCTGCTATTAAAACTGCACAAGCAGGATTTAAAACATTAATTATTGAAAAACAATACTATGGTGGTGTTTGTTTAAATGTTGGATGTATTCCCACAAAGTCATTATTAAGAACAGCAAAAGTTTTCGAAGACATAGTTCATAAAGCTGCAAACCTTGGTATTGAAATGGGTGAAAATAAAAAACCTACAGTCAATTGAACAAAAGCTCTTCAAAGAAAAGATGGAGTTGTTTCAAAATTAACTGGTGGAGTTAAAATGTTATTAACTAAAAACAAAGTTGACCAAATTATTGGTGAAGCTAGAGCAATTAATAAAAATATTATTGAAGTTAATGGTGATAAATATTATGCTCAAAATTTAATTATTGCATCTGGATCAGTTCCAAATGAATTACCATTACCTGGTTTTGAAGAAGGAAGAAAATCTGGATTCTTGATTGATTCAACTAAAATATTAAATATTCCTAAAATACCAAAATCATTAACAGTTATTGGTGGTGGAGTTATTGGTATTGAATTTGGAGCATTGTTTGCTTCACTTGGTTCAAAAGTTACTGTTCTTGAAGGAGCACCAGCTATCCTTCCACTATTAGATCAAGATATTATTTCTTTAATCACAAAAGAATTAACTACAAAAAATGGTATGACTATTCACACTAATGCAAAAGTTAAATCTATTAAAGGTAAAGAAGTTACTTTTGAAGTTGATGGAAAAGACCAAACAATTAAATCAGATTACTGTTTAGAATCAATTGGGCGTAAAACTGTAACTAAAGGGTTTGAAGAAATTGGATTAGAATTAAGTCCAAGAAAATCAATTGTTACAAATGAGTATGGTGAAACAAACCTAGAAAATGTTTATGCTATTGGTGACGTAACTAGTCAAATTATGTTAGCTCACGTAGCATCACATATGGGTGTTATTGCAGCAAATAGAATTGCATTTAAATCAAACAAACCAGGAACACATGATTTAAAAATAGATTATGCAAAAGTTCCAAGTTGTATTTATTCACACCCTGAAATTGCAGCAATTGGTAAAACTGAACAACAATTAAAAGCAGAAGGTGTTAAATATGAAACATTTAAATTCCCATTTGCAGCAATTGGTAAAGCTTTAGCTGATGAAGACACAACAGGTTTTGTAAAAATTATTTGTGAACCAGAATTTAAAACACTTTTAGGTGCTCATATTATTGGTAACAGAGCAACTGACATGATTTCAGAATTTACTACATTAATTGAATGTGAAGGAACAATTACTGAATTAGCAAAAGCTATTCATCCTCACCCGACAATGAGTGAAGCTATTGGTGAAGCTGCAGAAGCATTAGAGTCTGGGAAACCATTAAACTTTTAA
- the pdhA gene encoding pyruvate dehydrogenase (acetyl-transferring) E1 component subunit alpha, with the protein MKTKYIGKFDPLKDEVVRVIDKDGKVINPTLMPKISDEELIKAYSIMNLSRRQDDYQNKMQRQGRLLSFLSSTGQEACEVAYTMVLDPKKDFFVSGYRNNAAWLTMGQPIRNIMLYWTGNEMGAKAPDGVNSLPPNIIIGSQFSQATGLAFAEKYQKRDGVALTTTGDGGMSEGETYESMNFAKIHEVPVVFITENNKWAISTPTYEQTKSINLAVKGIATGIPSIKADGNDFLASWAVAKEAVEFARSGNGPVFIEYDTYRLGAHSSSDSPDVYRPKPEFENAKLYDPLIRMKQYLIDKKLWSEEKQVKLDEEQSAHIAAEFAWVEENKNYGIEDIFNYQYSELTEDLKEQMNEAKEFFAKYPESKDGGHH; encoded by the coding sequence ATGAAAACAAAATATATCGGAAAATTCGATCCTTTAAAAGATGAGGTTGTTAGAGTTATTGATAAAGATGGTAAAGTTATAAATCCAACTTTAATGCCAAAAATTTCTGATGAAGAGCTTATTAAAGCTTATTCAATCATGAATTTATCAAGACGACAAGATGATTATCAAAATAAAATGCAAAGACAAGGAAGATTATTATCTTTTCTTTCTTCAACAGGTCAAGAAGCTTGTGAAGTTGCATATACAATGGTTTTAGATCCTAAAAAAGATTTTTTTGTTTCTGGATATAGAAACAATGCAGCATGATTAACCATGGGTCAACCAATAAGAAACATCATGCTTTATTGAACTGGAAATGAAATGGGTGCTAAAGCACCAGATGGGGTTAATTCTTTACCGCCAAACATTATTATTGGTTCTCAATTTTCACAAGCAACTGGATTAGCCTTTGCAGAAAAATACCAAAAACGTGATGGTGTTGCTTTAACAACTACTGGGGATGGTGGAATGAGTGAAGGTGAAACTTATGAATCAATGAACTTTGCAAAAATTCATGAAGTTCCCGTTGTCTTTATAACTGAAAATAACAAATGAGCGATTTCAACACCAACTTATGAACAAACAAAATCTATAAACTTAGCTGTAAAAGGAATTGCAACTGGTATTCCTTCAATAAAAGCTGATGGTAATGATTTTTTAGCTTCATGAGCTGTTGCTAAAGAAGCTGTTGAATTCGCAAGATCAGGAAATGGACCAGTGTTTATAGAATATGATACATATAGATTAGGCGCTCACTCTTCATCTGACTCACCAGATGTTTATAGACCAAAACCTGAATTTGAAAATGCTAAACTTTATGACCCATTAATTAGAATGAAACAATATTTAATTGATAAAAAATTATGAAGTGAAGAAAAACAAGTTAAATTAGATGAAGAACAATCAGCTCATATTGCTGCAGAGTTTGCTTGAGTAGAAGAAAATAAAAACTACGGGATTGAAGATATATTTAATTATCAATATTCTGAATTAACTGAAGATTTAAAAGAACAAATGAATGAGGCAAAAGAATTTTTTGCAAAATACCCAGAATCAAAAGATGGAGGACACCACTAA